A region from the Candidatus Limnocylindrales bacterium genome encodes:
- a CDS encoding STAS domain-containing protein: MPDPTTDVAALLEQNQDTVLRQWQTELERTSSKKISTSELHAQTREFLQLLTKAIATGTDDLESPSWSAMRDFLEDISRSRCLQGFSSSETATFLFSLKKPLFDLTQRQYANAPGDLAATTWRISTIVDDLGLYTVRSYQRTREDVIQRQQLELLELSTPVVKLWDGVLALPMIGTLDSSRTQVVMESLLQRIVDTGSELAIIDITGVPTVDTLVAQHLLKTVTAIRLMGADCIVSGVRPQIAQTIVHLGVDLQGVVTKSTLADALALALRRVGYTVTRNTATRRQAAD; this comes from the coding sequence ATGCCCGATCCGACCACCGATGTTGCGGCCCTTCTCGAGCAGAACCAGGACACGGTGCTGCGCCAGTGGCAGACGGAGCTGGAAAGAACATCGTCGAAGAAGATCTCGACCTCCGAGCTGCACGCGCAGACCCGAGAGTTCCTGCAGCTGCTGACCAAAGCGATCGCCACCGGCACCGACGATCTGGAATCCCCCTCGTGGTCGGCGATGCGCGATTTCCTCGAGGACATCTCGCGCTCGCGCTGTCTGCAGGGCTTCTCGTCCTCGGAAACGGCCACCTTCCTGTTCTCGCTCAAGAAGCCGCTGTTCGACCTGACCCAGCGCCAGTACGCGAACGCGCCGGGCGACCTGGCAGCCACGACCTGGCGCATCAGCACGATCGTCGACGACCTCGGCCTTTACACGGTTCGTTCCTACCAGCGCACGCGCGAGGACGTCATCCAGCGCCAGCAGCTCGAGCTGCTCGAGCTGTCCACGCCGGTGGTCAAGCTGTGGGATGGCGTGCTGGCACTGCCCATGATCGGCACGCTCGACAGCTCGCGAACGCAGGTGGTGATGGAGTCCCTGCTGCAGCGGATCGTCGACACCGGCTCCGAGCTGGCCATCATCGACATCACCGGCGTACCCACGGTCGATACGCTGGTGGCGCAGCATCTGCTCAAGACGGTGACGGCGATCCGGCTGATGGGCGCCGACTGCATCGTCAGCGGCGTGCGGCCGCAGATCGCGCAGACCATCGTGCACCTCGGCGTGGATCTGCAGGGCGTGGTCACCAAGTCGACGCTGGCCGACGCGCTGGCGCTGGCGCTCCGGCGCGTCGGCTACACGGTCACTCGCAACACGGCGACGCGCAGGCAGGCGGCGGACTGA
- a CDS encoding NAD(P)/FAD-dependent oxidoreductase translates to MPEPAARPEHFDVAIVGAGLSGIGAAYHLQTRCPGKTYAILEGRDAIGGTWDLFRYPGIRSDSDMYTLGYSFKPWRAARAIADGPSILQYVRETAQDNGIDEHIRFRHLVRRVSWSSHDARWTVEAECDGRTVSLTCSFLFMCAGYYRYSDGYTPDFAGMDAYEGRLVHPQKWPQDLDYGGKRVIVIGSGATAVTLVPAMARTAAHVTMLQRSPTYVVSRPGEDAIANWLRTVLPATTAYALTRWKNVLLQLFFYNWARSRPERVKRALVAKVREILGPDYDVATHFTPRYNPWDQRLCLVPDDDLFDAIKQGSASVETGHIETFTRTGVRLTDGRELEADIIVTATGLVLELLGGSEVFVDGQRIEFSRTLTYKGMMYSDVPNLASAFGYTNASWTLKCDLTCEYVCRLLRHMDRGGYVQATPRLTEPMETEPWLDFTSGYVQRSVARFPRQGKRTPWRLHQNYARDLAMIRFGAIDDGVMEFRGGVPDDRQRSLRPLPAPALIPRASGCLPTRP, encoded by the coding sequence ATGCCCGAGCCCGCCGCCCGCCCCGAGCATTTCGACGTAGCCATTGTGGGTGCCGGACTCTCCGGCATCGGCGCCGCCTATCACCTGCAGACGCGATGCCCGGGCAAGACCTACGCCATCCTGGAGGGCCGTGACGCCATCGGCGGCACCTGGGACCTGTTCCGCTATCCAGGCATCCGCTCCGACAGCGACATGTACACCCTCGGCTATTCCTTCAAGCCGTGGCGGGCGGCCAGGGCCATCGCCGACGGCCCATCGATCCTTCAGTACGTGCGCGAGACGGCGCAGGACAACGGCATCGACGAGCACATCCGGTTCCGCCATCTGGTCCGGCGCGTGTCGTGGTCGAGCCACGACGCGCGGTGGACGGTGGAAGCCGAATGCGACGGCCGCACCGTCTCGCTGACGTGCAGCTTCCTCTTCATGTGCGCCGGCTACTATCGCTACAGCGACGGGTATACGCCCGACTTCGCCGGAATGGACGCCTACGAAGGGCGCCTGGTGCATCCGCAGAAGTGGCCGCAGGACCTCGACTACGGCGGCAAGCGGGTGATCGTCATCGGAAGCGGCGCCACGGCCGTCACTCTGGTGCCCGCGATGGCACGGACCGCGGCGCACGTGACGATGCTGCAGCGCTCGCCGACGTACGTGGTTTCGCGTCCGGGCGAGGACGCCATCGCCAACTGGCTGCGCACGGTCCTGCCCGCAACGACGGCGTATGCGCTGACGCGCTGGAAGAACGTCCTGCTGCAGCTCTTCTTCTACAACTGGGCGCGCTCGCGGCCCGAGCGCGTCAAGCGGGCGCTGGTCGCCAAGGTGCGCGAGATTCTCGGCCCCGATTACGACGTCGCCACCCACTTCACGCCGCGCTACAACCCGTGGGACCAGCGCCTCTGCCTCGTCCCTGACGACGACCTGTTCGACGCGATCAAGCAGGGCAGCGCCTCGGTGGAGACGGGCCACATCGAGACCTTCACCAGGACCGGCGTTCGTCTGACCGATGGGCGCGAGCTGGAAGCCGACATCATCGTCACGGCAACGGGGCTGGTGCTGGAGCTGCTCGGCGGGAGCGAGGTCTTCGTCGACGGCCAGCGCATCGAGTTCAGTCGCACGCTCACCTACAAGGGCATGATGTACAGCGACGTGCCCAACCTCGCCTCCGCGTTCGGCTACACCAATGCTTCCTGGACGCTCAAGTGCGATCTGACCTGCGAGTACGTGTGCCGCCTGCTGCGCCACATGGACCGCGGCGGCTACGTGCAGGCCACGCCCCGCCTGACCGAGCCCATGGAGACCGAGCCGTGGCTCGATTTCACCTCGGGCTACGTGCAGCGCTCGGTCGCGCGCTTCCCACGGCAGGGCAAGCGTACGCCCTGGCGCCTGCATCAGAACTACGCGCGCGACCTGGCGATGATCCGCTTCGGAGCGATCGACGACGGCGTCATGGAGTTTCGCGGTGGCGTGCCGGACGACCGGCAGCGCTCGTTGCGGCCGTTGCCGGCGCCCGCGCTCATTCCCCGCGCTTCTGGATGTTTGCCCACTCGTCCTTGA
- a CDS encoding NAD(P)/FAD-dependent oxidoreductase: MTANDTTAAPLDCLIVGGGPAGLTAAIYLARYRRRFLVVDAGDSRAALIPVTHNFPGFPDGIAGGELLSRLREQAQRYGTRIRTGCVEALQKTGDLFVASVGADTIRARTVILASGVIDNCVEIPDLRQATLAGRVRWCPICDAFEVVDKNVAVFVPDPASGLSHATFLRTYTSRLTLIVQQSGDERSRLELENTGVRVVTDPVRAISANEDAGVVVTFESGQRRIFDTLYPMLGCKARTGLAITLGADHDENGELLVDDHQQTSIPGLYAAGDLVNALNQMSVGTAHAATAATAVHNSLPPNYA, from the coding sequence ATGACGGCGAACGACACCACTGCGGCGCCGCTGGATTGCCTGATCGTCGGCGGTGGTCCGGCCGGCCTGACCGCCGCCATCTACCTGGCTCGCTATCGCCGCCGCTTTCTGGTCGTCGACGCCGGCGACAGCCGCGCGGCGCTGATCCCGGTGACCCACAACTTTCCCGGCTTTCCCGACGGCATCGCCGGGGGCGAGCTGCTCTCGCGGCTTCGCGAGCAGGCCCAGCGGTACGGGACCAGGATCCGCACCGGCTGTGTGGAGGCTTTGCAAAAGACCGGCGATCTCTTCGTCGCCTCCGTCGGCGCCGACACGATCCGTGCCCGCACCGTGATCCTCGCCAGCGGCGTCATCGACAACTGCGTCGAGATCCCCGACCTCCGGCAGGCGACGCTGGCCGGCCGCGTGCGCTGGTGCCCGATCTGCGACGCTTTCGAGGTCGTGGACAAGAACGTGGCGGTCTTCGTTCCCGATCCGGCAAGCGGTCTCAGCCACGCGACGTTCCTGCGCACCTACACGTCGCGCCTGACCTTGATCGTCCAGCAGAGCGGCGACGAGCGGTCGCGCCTCGAGCTCGAGAACACCGGCGTGCGCGTGGTGACCGATCCGGTCCGCGCCATCAGCGCCAACGAGGATGCGGGAGTGGTCGTCACGTTCGAGAGCGGCCAGCGCAGGATCTTCGACACGCTGTATCCGATGCTGGGCTGCAAGGCGCGAACCGGCCTGGCGATCACGCTCGGAGCCGACCATGACGAGAACGGCGAGCTTCTGGTCGATGACCACCAGCAGACGTCGATTCCGGGCTTGTACGCAGCCGGCGACCTGGTCAATGCCCTGAATCAGATGAGCGTCGGCACAGCCCATGCGGCGACGGCCGCCACGGCGGTCCACAATTCGTTGCCTCCCAACTACGCCTGA